In Eleginops maclovinus isolate JMC-PN-2008 ecotype Puerto Natales chromosome 10, JC_Emac_rtc_rv5, whole genome shotgun sequence, the following proteins share a genomic window:
- the LOC134871258 gene encoding carnitine O-palmitoyltransferase 1, liver isoform-like isoform X2: MAEAHQAVAFQFTVTREGIDLRLSHQAFTEIYLSGVRSWKKRIIGLKNSVVTGVYPASPSSWLFVVIAILATMYTRSDPSMGLIAKIQENLPVSQSMSNQCQTLVSAVLFSTMLWLLLIFTMRMCLKQLLSYHRWMFEKHGKMSNTTKVWVALVRIFSGRKPLLYSYQGSLPNLPVPAIKDTVKRHLESVRPLMDDTEYERMTKLASDFESSLGNRLQWYLKLKALWSTNYVSDWWEEYVYLRGRSPIMVNSNYYGMDFMYVTPTPIQAARAGNSLHAHFLYRRKLNKEELRPLMMRSAVPCCSYQFERIFDTCRIPGTLTDTLQHWQDSDYIAVYHSGRYFRLRMYQAGRLLSPREIETQIQRILDDPSPPSTGEAKLGALTAGDRIPWAEARTKYFSSGVNKRSLDCIEKAAFFVSLDEEEQGVIADDPASLDAYAKSLLHGKCYDRWFDKSFTVIYYKNGKMGVNGEHSWADAPVLSHLWQQTLSTDCFQLGYNAEGHCKGEVDSSLPPPQKLSWEIPPECEEQISQSLAVAQALADDVDIHVFANQEFGKGRIKKCRVSPDAFIQMALQLAYCRDQGRFCLTYEACMTRLFKEGRTETVRSCSNESSAFVRALENGEPVHVCRRLFQEASEKHQNLYRLAMTGGGIDRHLFCLYVVSKYLGVESPFLKEVLSEPWRLSTSQSPMHVEMFDIVNHPEYVSCGGGFGPVADDGYGVSYSFMGENILNFHISCKHSCPETDAHKFGDQIRKALQDLLQLLSPSRTEFHRAEGNRPEVKKYL; this comes from the exons ATGGCGGAAGCCCACCAGGCGGTGGCCTTCCAGTTCACGGTCACTCGAGAGGGCATCGATCTGCGGCTGTCCCACCAGGCCTTCACTGAGATCTACCTCTCCGGTGTGCGCTCCTGGAAGAAACGCATCATCGGACTCAAG AACAGCGTGGTAACGGGGGTTTATCCTGCCAGTCCTTCCTCCTGGCTGTTTGTCGTCATAGCGATCCTGGCCACTATGTACACGCGCTCCGACCCCTCCATGGGACTCATAGCCAAGATTCAAGAGAACCTGCCCGTCAG ccaGTCGATGAGTAACCAGTGCCAGACGTTGGTCTCCGCAGTGCTCTTCAGCACCATGCTGTGGCTCCTGCTCATCTTCACCATGCGCATGTGCCTCAAGCAGCTGCTCTCCTACCACCGCTGGATGTTCGAGAAGCACGGCAAGATGTCCAACACCACCAAAGTCTGGGTG GCCCTGGTGCGGATCTTCTCTGGCAGGAAGCCGCTGCTCTACAGCTACCAGGGCTCACTGCCAAACCTTCCTGTGCCGGCCATCAAGGACACAGTGAAGAGG CACTTGGAATCGGTGCGTCCTCTGATGGACGACACCGAGTATGAACGCATGACCAAGCTGGCGTCAGACTTCGAGAGCAGCCTGGGTAACCGGCTGCAGTGGTACCTCAAACTCAAAGCCCTCTGGTCTACCAACTAT GTTAGCGACTGGTGGGAGGAATATGTCTATCTACGCGGACGGAGCCCAATAATGGTCAACAGTAACTATTATGGCATG GACTTCATGTATGTGACGCCCACACCCATCCAGGCGGCTCGGGCCGGCAATAGCCTTCACGCACACTTCCTATACCGCCGAAAACTCAACAAAGAGGAGCTCAGACCT TTGATGATGAGGTCTGCAGTTCCTTGCTGTTCCTATCAATTCGAGCGGATATTTGACACTTGTCGAATCCCTGGAACACTAACAG ACACTCTGCAACATTGGCAGGACAGTGACTACATCGCGGTGTACCACAGCGGGCGCTACTTCCGGCTCAGGATGTACCAGGCAGGCAGGCTCCTGTCGCCCCGGGAGATCGAAACCCAAATTCAGAGGATCCTCGATGATCCTTCACCTCCTTCTACAGGAGAGGCCAAACTGGGGGCCCTCACTGCGGGAGACAG AATTCCATGGGCTGAAGCCAGGACGAAGTATTTCAGCAGCGGGGTGAACAAACGCTCTCTGGACTGCATAGAGAAAGCCGCCTTCTTTGTGTCCCTGGATGAGGAGGAACAGGGCGTGATTGCAGACGACCCGGCTAGTTTGGATGCATACGCCAAATCCCTGCTGCATGGGAAATGTTATGACAG GTGGTTTGACAAATCCTTCACAGTGATTTACTACAAGAATGGAAAAATGGGCGTCAATGGAGAGCACTCGTGGGCCGATGCACCGGTCTTATCGCACTTATGGCAG CAAACTTTGTCCACTGACTGCTTCCAGCTTGGTTACAATGCAGAGGGTCACTGCAAAGGAGAAGTGGATTCCTCCCTCCCACCACCACAGAAGCTCAGCTGGGAAATCCCTCCAGAG tgtgagGAGCAGATCTCACAGTCTCTGGCTGTGGCCCAGGCCCTCGCTGACGATGTGGACATTCACGTTTTTGCCAACCAAGAATTTGGCAAAGGGAGGATCAAGAAGTGCCGAGTCAGTCCAGACGCCTTCATCCAGATGGCTCTTCAGCTGGCCTACTGCAGG GACCAGGGGAGATTCTGTTTGACTTATGAAGCCTGCATGACTCGTCTGTTTAAGGAGGGCAGGACGGAGACGGTGCGCTCCTGCTCCAACGAGAGCAGTGCCTTTGTCCGAGCGCTTGAGAATGGAGAG CCGGTACACGTGTGCAGGCGTTTGTTCCAGGAAGCGTCAGAAAAGCACCAGAATCTGTACCGCCTGGCCATGACTGGAGGTGGCATCGACAGACATCTGTTCTGCCTCTACGTGGTGTCCAAATACCTCGGAGTGGAGTCTCCTTTCCTGAAAGAG GTACTGTCCGAGCCCTGGCGACTGTCCACCAGTCAGTCTCCGATGCACGTGGAGATGTTTGACATCGTCAACCACCCAGAGTACGTCTCCTGTGGAGGGGGCTTTGGACCG GTGGCTGATGACGGTTATGGGGTGTCCTACTCCTTTATGGGGGAGAACATATTGAACTTCCACATCTCGTGCAAGCACTCATGTCCCGAAACT GATGCACATAAATTTGGTGATCAGATTAGAAAAGCCCTGCAGGACCTGCTACAGCTGCTGAGCCCCAGCCGAACAGAGTTTCACAGGGCGGAGGGGAATCGGCCGGAGGTGAAGAAATACCTGTAG
- the syt5b gene encoding synaptotagmin Vb isoform X1 produces the protein MRLGSVGVRGRRAAEPSEPESEEATEPVHHEHSHSEHHEHSHTEHHNGHEYNHMKEKFMNELGHLPIPVWAVAAIVVVVLVLVACCIFCMFKKCCGKKKKPKKVRERKTGRRKKEKEGDGETGEKEGDVKKEGEQEEKEQEKLGRLEFSLDYNFTDAQLIVGILQAQDLAAMDMGGTSDPYVKVFLLPDKKKKYETKVQRKNLCPVFNETFIFKIPYAELGGKTLVLQVFDFDRFSKHDMIGEIKIPMNSVDLGQPMQQWRDVESGEKEEQEKLGDICISLRYVPTAGKLTVNIMEAKNLKKMDVGGLSDPYVKIVLQQNGKRIKKKKTTVKKNTLNPYFNESFSFEVPFEQIQKVQVVITVFDYDKLGSNDPIGKTFMGYGATGVGLRHWSDMLANPRRPVAQWHTLLPEEEVDAAVKAKPR, from the exons aTGAGGCTGGGCAGCGTCGGGGTCCGGGGCCGGAGGGCTGCGGAGCCGTCCGAACCAGAATCCGAGGAAGCTACAGAGCCGGTCCATCATGAGCACTCCCATTCGGAACACCATGAGCACTCGCACACAGAACATCACAACGGCCACGAATACAACCACATGAAGGAGAAGTTCATGAATGAACTCGGTCATCTCCCAA TTCCTGTGTGGGCAGTAGCAGCCATTGTTGTGGTGGTCCTAGTTTTGGTGGCATGCTGCATCTTCTGTATGTTCAAGAAATGctgtgggaaaaagaaaaagccaaaaaaagtgagggagaggaaaacAGGTCGCCgcaagaaggaaaaagaaggtGATGGAGAGACTGGAGAGAAG GAGGGGGATGTCAAGAAAGAAGGGGAGCAAGAGGAGAAGGAACAGGAAAAGTTGGGCAGACTGGAGTTTTCGCTGGACTACAACTTCACAGATGCCCAG CTCATAGTTGGAATCCTTCAGGCTCAGGACCTTGCTGCTATGGATATGGGGGGAACCTCAGACCCCTACGTCAAAGTGTTTTTGCTGccagacaaaaagaagaagtacGAGACCAAAGTTCAGCGCAAGAACTTATGCCCAGTGTTCAACGAGACTTTCATCTTCAAG ATCCCGTATGCAGAGTTGGGCGGAAAGACTTTGGTGCTGCAGGTTTTCGACTTTGACCGTTTCTCCAAGCATGATATGATTGGTGAGATAAAGATTCCCATGAACAGCGTTGATTTGGGTCAGCCGATGCAACAATGGAGAGACGTTGAGAGCGGTGAGAAGGAAGAG caAGAGAAACTGGGCGATATTTGCATTTCTTTACGTTATGTACCCACTGCTGGAAAACTGACCGTGAACATCATGGAGGCAAAGAATCTGAAGAAAATGGATGTTGGTGGTTTATCAG ATCCCTATGTGAAGATTGTTCTGCAGCAAAATGGAAAACGGATTAAGAAGAAAAAGACGACAGTcaagaaaaacacactgaacCCTTACTTTAATGAGAGTTTCAGCTTTGAGGTCCCATTCGAGCAGATACAG AAAGTGCAAGTGGTCATCACAGTGTTTGACTATGATAAACTTGGGAGCAATGACCCCATTGGAAAGACCTTCATGGGTTATGGAGCTACAGGAGTCGGTCTGCGCCACTGGTCAGATATGCTTGCAAATCCCAGACGTCCAGTGGCCCAGTGGCACACTCTCCTGCCAGAAGAAGAAGTCGATGCAGCTGTCAAAGCTAAACCTCGTTAA
- the zgc:56095 gene encoding ferritin, lower subunit-like — MQSVVKQNLHAETEGDINKLINLKLNASYAYLSLGMYFDRDDVALPKFSTFFLERSIKERDQAEKLLEYQNMRGGRILLQTIAKPSREDWRGGLDAMSFSLDYQKVLNTCVLDVHRRAGSHTDPHLCDFLESHFLPDSHDTIKKLGDYIGSLTRITASETHGAMGEYLFDKHTL, encoded by the exons atgCAGTCTGTGGTAAAACAAAACCTCCATGCTGAGACCGAAGGAGACATCAACAAACTCATCAACCTGAAGCTCAATGCATCCTATGCCTACCTTTCTCTG GGGATGTATTTTGACAGGGATGATGTTGCCCTGCCTAAATTCTCCACGTTTTTCCTGGAGCGCTCCATAAAAGAGAGGGATCAGGCTGAGAAGCTGCTGGAATATCAGAACATGAGAGGCGGCCGGATTTTGCTTCAGACTATTGCT AAACCAAGCAGAGAGGATTGGAGAGGGGGTCTGGATGCAATGTCCTTTTCCCTGGACTACCAGAAGGTTCTCAACACTTGTGTCCTTGATGTGCACCGCAGAGCTGGCTCCCATACTGACCCTCAT CTGTGTGACTTCCTCGAATCGCACTTCCTCCCAGACAGCCACGACACCATCAAGAAGCTGGGCGATTACATTGGCAGTCTGACCCGCATCACTGCATCTGAGACACACGGTGCAATGGGAGAATACCTctttgataaacacacactgtaa
- the LOC134871094 gene encoding troponin T, slow skeletal muscle-like gives MSDFEYHGGHPEEEDEDQSEGERPKYKPVTQIAAPKIPEGERVDFDDIHRKRMEKDLLELQTLIDVHFEQRKKEEQELIGLKERIERRRAERAEQQRVRAEKERYRQTRIAEEKQRKEDEEAKKRAEDEAKKKKVLSNMGAHFGGFLAKVEQRRGKRQTAREIKKKTLADRRKPLAIESLREDGLRERAKEMWECIYQLESEKFDLNEKMKRQKYEVNVLLNRIQHAQKFKKVH, from the exons ATGTCGGACTTTGAATATCACGG agGCCATCCGGAAG AAGAAGATGAGGATCAGTCAGAAGGAG AACGGCCAAAATACAA GCCGGTCACACAGATCGCGGCCCCTAAAATCCCTGAAGGGGAGAGGGTTGACTTTGAT GATATCCATCGGAAAAGGATGGAGAAAGATCTCCTTGAGTTGCAGACTCTGATTGATGTGCATTTtgagcagaggaagaaagaggagcaggagcTAATTGGACTCAAAGAAAGGATT GAAAGACGTCGTGCAGAAAGGGCTGAGCAGCAGCGTGTGAGGGCTGAAAAAGAGCGTTACAGACAGACGCGGATTGCA gaggaaaaacagaggaaagaagACGAGGAGGCAAAGAAGAGGGCAGAGGATGaggccaagaagaagaaagtgcTCTCCAACATGGGGGCTCACTTTGGAGGGTTCCTGGCCAAG GTAGAGCAGAGGCGTGGCAAAAGGCAAACAGCGAGGGAAATCAAGAAGAAGACTTTGGCAGACAGACGCAAGCCCCTGGCTATTGAGTCGCTGAGAGAGGACGGCCTGAG AGAAAGAGCCAAGGAGATGTGGGAATGTATCTACCAGTTGGAGTCAGAGAAGTTTGACCTGAATGAGAAGATGAAGAGGCAGAAGTATGAG gTCAACGTCCTCCTGAACAGAATCCAGCATGCTCAGAAATT CAAAAAGGTCCAC
- the syt5b gene encoding synaptotagmin Vb isoform X2, protein MRLGSVGVRGRRAAEPSEPESEEATEPVHHEHSHSEHHEHSHTEHHNGHEYNHMKEKFMNELGHLPIPVWAVAAIVVVVLVLVACCIFCMFKKCCGKKKKPKKVRERKTGRRKKEKEGDGETGEKGDVKKEGEQEEKEQEKLGRLEFSLDYNFTDAQLIVGILQAQDLAAMDMGGTSDPYVKVFLLPDKKKKYETKVQRKNLCPVFNETFIFKIPYAELGGKTLVLQVFDFDRFSKHDMIGEIKIPMNSVDLGQPMQQWRDVESGEKEEQEKLGDICISLRYVPTAGKLTVNIMEAKNLKKMDVGGLSDPYVKIVLQQNGKRIKKKKTTVKKNTLNPYFNESFSFEVPFEQIQKVQVVITVFDYDKLGSNDPIGKTFMGYGATGVGLRHWSDMLANPRRPVAQWHTLLPEEEVDAAVKAKPR, encoded by the exons aTGAGGCTGGGCAGCGTCGGGGTCCGGGGCCGGAGGGCTGCGGAGCCGTCCGAACCAGAATCCGAGGAAGCTACAGAGCCGGTCCATCATGAGCACTCCCATTCGGAACACCATGAGCACTCGCACACAGAACATCACAACGGCCACGAATACAACCACATGAAGGAGAAGTTCATGAATGAACTCGGTCATCTCCCAA TTCCTGTGTGGGCAGTAGCAGCCATTGTTGTGGTGGTCCTAGTTTTGGTGGCATGCTGCATCTTCTGTATGTTCAAGAAATGctgtgggaaaaagaaaaagccaaaaaaagtgagggagaggaaaacAGGTCGCCgcaagaaggaaaaagaaggtGATGGAGAGACTGGAGAGAAG GGGGATGTCAAGAAAGAAGGGGAGCAAGAGGAGAAGGAACAGGAAAAGTTGGGCAGACTGGAGTTTTCGCTGGACTACAACTTCACAGATGCCCAG CTCATAGTTGGAATCCTTCAGGCTCAGGACCTTGCTGCTATGGATATGGGGGGAACCTCAGACCCCTACGTCAAAGTGTTTTTGCTGccagacaaaaagaagaagtacGAGACCAAAGTTCAGCGCAAGAACTTATGCCCAGTGTTCAACGAGACTTTCATCTTCAAG ATCCCGTATGCAGAGTTGGGCGGAAAGACTTTGGTGCTGCAGGTTTTCGACTTTGACCGTTTCTCCAAGCATGATATGATTGGTGAGATAAAGATTCCCATGAACAGCGTTGATTTGGGTCAGCCGATGCAACAATGGAGAGACGTTGAGAGCGGTGAGAAGGAAGAG caAGAGAAACTGGGCGATATTTGCATTTCTTTACGTTATGTACCCACTGCTGGAAAACTGACCGTGAACATCATGGAGGCAAAGAATCTGAAGAAAATGGATGTTGGTGGTTTATCAG ATCCCTATGTGAAGATTGTTCTGCAGCAAAATGGAAAACGGATTAAGAAGAAAAAGACGACAGTcaagaaaaacacactgaacCCTTACTTTAATGAGAGTTTCAGCTTTGAGGTCCCATTCGAGCAGATACAG AAAGTGCAAGTGGTCATCACAGTGTTTGACTATGATAAACTTGGGAGCAATGACCCCATTGGAAAGACCTTCATGGGTTATGGAGCTACAGGAGTCGGTCTGCGCCACTGGTCAGATATGCTTGCAAATCCCAGACGTCCAGTGGCCCAGTGGCACACTCTCCTGCCAGAAGAAGAAGTCGATGCAGCTGTCAAAGCTAAACCTCGTTAA
- the LOC134871261 gene encoding C-type mannose receptor 2-like produces the protein MLQLVILLLASSSVTLYSEVVREYHLMNENKEWEEAQAYCREYFTDLVTIGSHDEMKTLITLTNNMTGEIWIGLKKTGMLTWSWSIGEKNGLAEYSNWAASPVSSQHCGSMRGDGKWISGLCTTTRPFVCQGGGMHVVLGEKNWRDAQTYCRQNYIDLASASSETENHAVQQLISNMSLSSVWFGLFRDDWKWSDSKSSFRYWHQYQPNDDGSCVLFRPSSKGWWDRPCTYTYPFYCYKVHKKHVKIVRVEMKSDPSSDFNDVAMSDAILRELLQKYQGLYLQWRVQPDGKVFQKKQKKN, from the exons ATGCTGCAATTGGTGATTTTGCTCCTTGCTTCAA GTTCAGTCACTTTGTATTCAGAAGTTGTACGAGAGTATCACTTGATGAATGAGAATAAGGAATGGGAGGAGGCCCAGGCGTACTGCAGAGAGTACTTCACTGACCTTGTTACCATTGGCAGTCACGATGAAATGAAGACATTGATAACCCTGACAAACAATATGACGGGGGAAATCTGGATTGGTCTGAAAAAGACCGGGATGTTGACGTGGTCATGGTCTATAGGAGAAAAAAACGGATTAGCCGAATACAGTAACTGGGCCGcttctcctgtctcctctcaaCACTGCGGAAGCATGAGGGGTGATGGGAAATGGATCAGTGGACTCTGTACTACAACTCGTCCTTTTGTCTGTCAGGGAG GTGGGATGCATGTCGTTCTTGGAGAGAAAAATTGGAGGGATGCCCAAACATACTGTCGACAGAATTATATTGACTTGGCCAGTGCGAGCAGCGAGACTGAAAACCATGCAGTACAGCAACTAATTAGTAACATGTCACTGTCCTCGGTGTGGTTCGGTCTGTTCAGAGATGATTGGAAATGGTCGGACAGTAAAAGTTCCTTCAGATACTGGCACCAATACCAGCCAAATGATGATGgaagctgtgtgttgtttcGTCCCAGTAGCAAAGGTTGGTGGGACAGACCCTGTACTTACACATATCCCTTCTACTGCTATAAGG tacataaaaaacatgtgaagATTGTGAGAGTGGAAATGAAGTCAGATCCATCCTCAGACTTCAATGACGTAGCTATGTCTGATGCCATTTTGCGCGAA CTCCTCCAAAAGTACCAGGGTCTCTACCTTCAGTGGAGAGTCCAGCCAGACGGGAAGGTTTTCcagaaaaaacagaagaaaaactaa
- the LOC134871258 gene encoding carnitine O-palmitoyltransferase 1, liver isoform-like isoform X1: MAEAHQAVAFQFTVTREGIDLRLSHQAFTEIYLSGVRSWKKRIIGLKNSVVTGVYPASPSSWLFVVIAILATMYTRSDPSMGLIAKIQENLPVSQSMSNQCQTLVSAVLFSTMLWLLLIFTMRMCLKQLLSYHRWMFEKHGKMSNTTKVWVALVRIFSGRKPLLYSYQGSLPNLPVPAIKDTVKRHLESVRPLMDDTEYERMTKLASDFESSLGNRLQWYLKLKALWSTNYVSDWWEEYVYLRGRSPIMVNSNYYGMDFMYVTPTPIQAARAGNSLHAHFLYRRKLNKEELRPTRIPGTVIPLCSAQCERLFNTTRIPGEETDTLQHWQDSDYIAVYHSGRYFRLRMYQAGRLLSPREIETQIQRILDDPSPPSTGEAKLGALTAGDRIPWAEARTKYFSSGVNKRSLDCIEKAAFFVSLDEEEQGVIADDPASLDAYAKSLLHGKCYDRWFDKSFTVIYYKNGKMGVNGEHSWADAPVLSHLWQQTLSTDCFQLGYNAEGHCKGEVDSSLPPPQKLSWEIPPECEEQISQSLAVAQALADDVDIHVFANQEFGKGRIKKCRVSPDAFIQMALQLAYCRDQGRFCLTYEACMTRLFKEGRTETVRSCSNESSAFVRALENGEPVHVCRRLFQEASEKHQNLYRLAMTGGGIDRHLFCLYVVSKYLGVESPFLKEVLSEPWRLSTSQSPMHVEMFDIVNHPEYVSCGGGFGPVADDGYGVSYSFMGENILNFHISCKHSCPETDAHKFGDQIRKALQDLLQLLSPSRTEFHRAEGNRPEVKKYL, from the exons ATGGCGGAAGCCCACCAGGCGGTGGCCTTCCAGTTCACGGTCACTCGAGAGGGCATCGATCTGCGGCTGTCCCACCAGGCCTTCACTGAGATCTACCTCTCCGGTGTGCGCTCCTGGAAGAAACGCATCATCGGACTCAAG AACAGCGTGGTAACGGGGGTTTATCCTGCCAGTCCTTCCTCCTGGCTGTTTGTCGTCATAGCGATCCTGGCCACTATGTACACGCGCTCCGACCCCTCCATGGGACTCATAGCCAAGATTCAAGAGAACCTGCCCGTCAG ccaGTCGATGAGTAACCAGTGCCAGACGTTGGTCTCCGCAGTGCTCTTCAGCACCATGCTGTGGCTCCTGCTCATCTTCACCATGCGCATGTGCCTCAAGCAGCTGCTCTCCTACCACCGCTGGATGTTCGAGAAGCACGGCAAGATGTCCAACACCACCAAAGTCTGGGTG GCCCTGGTGCGGATCTTCTCTGGCAGGAAGCCGCTGCTCTACAGCTACCAGGGCTCACTGCCAAACCTTCCTGTGCCGGCCATCAAGGACACAGTGAAGAGG CACTTGGAATCGGTGCGTCCTCTGATGGACGACACCGAGTATGAACGCATGACCAAGCTGGCGTCAGACTTCGAGAGCAGCCTGGGTAACCGGCTGCAGTGGTACCTCAAACTCAAAGCCCTCTGGTCTACCAACTAT GTTAGCGACTGGTGGGAGGAATATGTCTATCTACGCGGACGGAGCCCAATAATGGTCAACAGTAACTATTATGGCATG GACTTCATGTATGTGACGCCCACACCCATCCAGGCGGCTCGGGCCGGCAATAGCCTTCACGCACACTTCCTATACCGCCGAAAACTCAACAAAGAGGAGCTCAGACCT ACCCGCATACCAGGCACTGTCATTCCCCTGTGTTCAGCTCAGTGTGAGAGGCTATTCAACACCACACGCATTCCTGGAGAGGAGACCG ACACTCTGCAACATTGGCAGGACAGTGACTACATCGCGGTGTACCACAGCGGGCGCTACTTCCGGCTCAGGATGTACCAGGCAGGCAGGCTCCTGTCGCCCCGGGAGATCGAAACCCAAATTCAGAGGATCCTCGATGATCCTTCACCTCCTTCTACAGGAGAGGCCAAACTGGGGGCCCTCACTGCGGGAGACAG AATTCCATGGGCTGAAGCCAGGACGAAGTATTTCAGCAGCGGGGTGAACAAACGCTCTCTGGACTGCATAGAGAAAGCCGCCTTCTTTGTGTCCCTGGATGAGGAGGAACAGGGCGTGATTGCAGACGACCCGGCTAGTTTGGATGCATACGCCAAATCCCTGCTGCATGGGAAATGTTATGACAG GTGGTTTGACAAATCCTTCACAGTGATTTACTACAAGAATGGAAAAATGGGCGTCAATGGAGAGCACTCGTGGGCCGATGCACCGGTCTTATCGCACTTATGGCAG CAAACTTTGTCCACTGACTGCTTCCAGCTTGGTTACAATGCAGAGGGTCACTGCAAAGGAGAAGTGGATTCCTCCCTCCCACCACCACAGAAGCTCAGCTGGGAAATCCCTCCAGAG tgtgagGAGCAGATCTCACAGTCTCTGGCTGTGGCCCAGGCCCTCGCTGACGATGTGGACATTCACGTTTTTGCCAACCAAGAATTTGGCAAAGGGAGGATCAAGAAGTGCCGAGTCAGTCCAGACGCCTTCATCCAGATGGCTCTTCAGCTGGCCTACTGCAGG GACCAGGGGAGATTCTGTTTGACTTATGAAGCCTGCATGACTCGTCTGTTTAAGGAGGGCAGGACGGAGACGGTGCGCTCCTGCTCCAACGAGAGCAGTGCCTTTGTCCGAGCGCTTGAGAATGGAGAG CCGGTACACGTGTGCAGGCGTTTGTTCCAGGAAGCGTCAGAAAAGCACCAGAATCTGTACCGCCTGGCCATGACTGGAGGTGGCATCGACAGACATCTGTTCTGCCTCTACGTGGTGTCCAAATACCTCGGAGTGGAGTCTCCTTTCCTGAAAGAG GTACTGTCCGAGCCCTGGCGACTGTCCACCAGTCAGTCTCCGATGCACGTGGAGATGTTTGACATCGTCAACCACCCAGAGTACGTCTCCTGTGGAGGGGGCTTTGGACCG GTGGCTGATGACGGTTATGGGGTGTCCTACTCCTTTATGGGGGAGAACATATTGAACTTCCACATCTCGTGCAAGCACTCATGTCCCGAAACT GATGCACATAAATTTGGTGATCAGATTAGAAAAGCCCTGCAGGACCTGCTACAGCTGCTGAGCCCCAGCCGAACAGAGTTTCACAGGGCGGAGGGGAATCGGCCGGAGGTGAAGAAATACCTGTAG
- the LOC134871259 gene encoding dynein axonemal assembly factor 3-like: MSAGRASEGAGCITWWGFSPARDLLSTGPVKRGRDVNVLLVGSGDTRHILKTISGLQDKERLHVWVIESSMEVVARQLLLLYLALMPKESMGDNEKTEVFLEVFGNGEIRSQTGETLRHAASHLSLSVTETLETAAHSCLNTTLLKFKERDELARIFKLWNQTQSSSSSSQSVAPILMSKAWDYRVRQHLGTRYDSKIGCFDWDLKMKLHEKGCGVISKQQYARWRERGLAFEMREGVYQITNPSLLSSRVFSQKGNKVAVRGYWGDIVSSPYLSFGIETDDKGMLKTQNGRHIKTAQDISFANLQELFHSMSSRWGCPNTSQSDAEQLSSESERKSVTVNDLMHPSGISVTFLPLDSLDKLPEKPKYSHFFNSIYFSFSCVQKLGPMVRKIAAPDAVLVVELAKYILDVNKQQQEGFAEKVVSMALEAEFELWHEGKSDDVHAVFIPKRN; this comes from the exons ATGAGTGCCGGGCGGGCATCAGAGGGAGCGGGCTGCATCACCTGGTGGGGCTTCAGTCCTGCGCGAGACCTGTTGAGTACAG GCCCTGTAAAACGCGGCAGGGATGTGAATGTTTTACTAGTCGGCAGTGGAGATACACGACATATTTTGAAGACCATTTCTGGTTTGCAAGACAAAGAGAGACTTCAT GTGTGGGTGATAGAAAGCAGCATGGAGGTGGTGGCTAGACAGCTGTTGCTCCTCTACCTGGCACTGATGCCAAAGGAAAGCATGGGTGATAATG aaaagaCAGAGGTTTTCCTGGAGGTTTTTGGGAACGGTGAGATCCGCAGTCAGACAGGAGAGACGCTGAGACATGCAGCATCgcacctctctctgtctgttactGAAACATTAGAGACAGCTGCACACTCCTGTCTAAACACAACTCTTCTCAAG TTCAAGGAGCGAGATGAGCTGGCCAGGATATTTAAGTTGTGGAACCAAACTCagtcttcatcatcttcatctcaGAGTGTGGCTCCTATCTTAATGTCCAAAGCCTGGGATTATCGGGTCAGGCAGCACCTTGGAACCCGCTACGACTCAAAAATTGGCTGCTTTGACTGGGACCTGAAAATGAAGCTGCACGAAAAAGGG TGCGGTGTCATCAGCAAACAACAATATGCGCGATGGAGGGAGAGGGGTTTGGCGTTTGAAATGAGGGAAGGTGTCTACCAAATAACCAATCCAAGTTTACTCTCTTCCAGAGTGTTCAGTCAG aaaggaaacaaagtGGCTGTCAGGGGCTACTGGGGAGACATTGTTTCCAGCCCTTACCTCTCCTTTGGCATTGAAACTGATGACAAGGGCatgctgaaaacacaaaatgggCGACACATAAAg ACCGCCCAGGATATCTCCTTTGCAAATCTACAGGAATTGTTCCACTCCATGTCCAGTAGATGGGGCTGCCCCAACACTTCTCAGTCTGACGCAGAGCAGCTGTCATCAGAGTCTGAGCGAAAATCTGTCACTGTCAACG ACTTGATGCATCCGAGTGGGATCTCTGTGACCTTCCTGCCTTTGGACTCACTTGATAAACTGCCAGAAAAACCGAAATACTCCCACTTCTTTAACTCCATCTACTTCTCTTTCAG CTGCGTGCAAAAGTTGGGCCCGATGGTGAGAAAGATTGCAGCACCAGACGCTGTGCTCGTCGTGGAGTTGGCCAA GTATATTTtggatgtaaacaaacagcaacaagaGGGCTTTGCAGAGAAAGTGGTTAGCATGGCTCTGGAAGCCGAATTTGAGCTGTGGCATGAGGGGAAGAGCGATGACGTCCATGCTGTTTTCATACCAAAGAGGAATTAA